The genomic segment AACTTTGATGGCTTTTTTTGCCCAAACTTTCTAATTCCAATGCACACAAAAAGTTGACAGAAAGGTAACATTTTATGTGTTTCTTATTGCAGTTTTTGGACACTAGTTCAACCATAGCATtgaatgccattgacttcaaaggagctactCCAGATTTGCGCAGTTGTGTAACTGACATCATAAAAAAGATGTGTACCCAAATTACTTTctatgagaaaatatttttctcttcatcATGTCCTGCAATATTCTCCTCAGAGCCTCTTTCACCTCCTTCTTCCTCAGGCTGTAAATAAAGGGGTTCAAGGTGGGTGTGACGGTTGTGTAGATCAGAGATAGCACTTTGTTGCTGTCTGGTAAGTTAATGGGTCTTAAATAGATCAGGCTGCTGCTCCCATAATACAGTGTCACCACAATGAGGTGTGAGAaacaggtggagaaggctttgtgTCTGCCTTCAGCCAATGCCATCTTTAAGATGGTGGAGATAATAAAGGTGTAGGACACAAGGATGAGAGTAAATGGCATGAAGATGACCAGTATAGCAGCTGTAAACAACTGCATTTCATACTGAGAGGTGTCAATGCAAGAAAGCTTAATCAATGGGGGAATGTCACAGAAGAAATAGTTAATCTTATTGGATACACAAAATGGCAAGGTGAAACCCCGGACTGTTTGTACTAGGGACACCACATTATCACTGAACTATGAGAGAACTGCCAATGAAAGGCAGACCGTCCTGTTCATGATGAGCCTGTACCTCAGTAGGTTGCATATGGCCACAtagcagtgtcataaatataaagaaagcGTAGCACAAAATCCCTCCTTGATGGCTGTACTGAAtcgctttacctgtaaggggttaagtagCTCAAAtcacctagttggcacctgaccagaaggaccaatgagaaaagaagatactttcaaatctggggcggggggagagagggcttGTTTATGGCtctctttgttttgttccctctccggatggagggagagaccaagcaggtacaacatctcTTGAAAACATACCTGGAAGAATCCacctaaaattacagaaattgtaagtaaggcaaggaaTTGAGTTAGGttctcttttgttttagcttgtgaattttcctccACTACAAAgatagttttattcctgtttttgtaactttcaaGCTGAGCCCAgtggggaatcctctgtgttttaaatctttgtattaccctgtaaagttaccttccatcctgattttgcaggtgtgattcttttacttttttctttatcaataaagttcttctttgaagaacctgattgattttcagtgtcctaaagacaAAGGGTAGCTGGGGGACTTCACAGAAGAACTGCTCCACTATGTTGCCTCCACAGAAGGAAATTGCAAAGGTGATTCCAGTGTGCACTGCAGAGTAGAGAAGAACACAGGTCCAGGCACTGGCTGCCATTTGGACAGAAGCTCTTCTGTTCATCACTGTCTCATAGTGCAGTGGTTGACAGATGGCGACGTATTGATCGTAAGCCATGATGGTCAGTATGGCAAAATCTGCTGAAGCGAAGACGACGAGAAAGACTTGGTCAACGCATCCAGAATAAGAAATCGATCTTGTGTTCATGAGGGAGTTGGCCATGGGTTTGGGGATGGTGACAGAGATGGAGCCAAGGTCTAGGATGGACAGATTCATCAGGAAGAAGTACAGGGGGGTGTGAAGGTGGTGGTTGAGGGCTATATCTGTGATGATGAGAAGGTTCTCCAGCAGGGATATCAGGTAAAGCACTAGAAACACCACAAAGTATAAAATCTGCAGTTCTGGAACATCAGAGAACCCCAGGAGAAGAAATTTGGTCATGGTGGTTTGGTTGGACATTTTCTTCCTCAGTACACTGTTTGATGGCTGTAGGGGGAATGAGAAGGACAATGGTCAGGATTAGAGCAACAGAGGGAATTGCCCTGATTCCCCTTTCTCTAATATCTCATTATATGAATGTCAAAGGTGCACAGAACTCATCACTTACAATGACTAGGTGTTGGTAGGGCTCCTCACCTCTGACAATCAGTCAGTCATGTTATCACACTATTGTAAATTGGGTCAGatcctttaaagtcaatggagcttcgTTACTTTACCCCATCTGAGGATTTGGGCCACGATGTTGCTTGTTAAACACAGCCTGATTCCCACATAGACACACACAGCCTTGTAAGTAGCAGCTCATCTGTGATTTTTCTACCCCAAGCTCTGTGCCTAGAGGGCCAGCTGCCTGCTTCCAAACTGATTTATGGCACCAACTCCCAGCTGCACTTCGGCCGGCGTGTAACAATGGACAGACAGCATCCCTCCATCATCACTGTGTTGTATTGTTTACTCTGTGCGTGTGGTGCAGGGGTTGCCAGGACACTTGGGCTCTACTCTTGtctctgccagtgacctgctgtgtgaccttgggccagtcatttcccctctttatgcctcagtttcccctccctccatttctctGCTATGTCTACTAGGACTGTAAGGGCTTTCGGAGAGTGGAtttggggcagatttttaaaggtattgatgCACCTAGTGAGATTCTCAAAAGCATCAGGGCCATCAACACCCCTTGAAATCAACGAGTTATAAGCTCCTAGGTGCTTCTGAAAGTCCCACTAGGTGCCAAAATACCTGTGGAAACATAGCCCCATGTCTTGTTATGTGTAAGTTCTGCACGCCCATTGACACCAAGTAtactcagccagcagcagtgtgAAGCTAGGACAGGAGCTCTGACTTCTATTCGCAATGTGCTCCCGTATGTCCTTGAACGGGTCAGGATAGACAGGGGTTGTCTGCTTGGCTCAACTCTAACCCAGGGTTGAAAGGGGCTAGTCTGTATAAAACAGAGTCTGTGAGCTGTCAGCTTTACTGGTTATTCAGTTGTTACCTCCTCGCAACTATCCCTTTGAAAGAGTAATCACACAGATGCAATAGAATAAATGGTTTGAAATTAAGGGTTTATCAGACAATATTAATGTTCTCCAATTTATTTGAAGTTTAAGGCTGATTGGAAATTTTCAGCTATGTTCTTTTTAATCGCGACTGGGTTTTCAgctaaacaacaacaaatctCAGAATCTGTCTGCTTTTCTCCAAACATTTTTGGATTGTTCACTGaagaaactgaaaactgaaaacccaaacatttttgttttttcgattaaaaaaatccccttttcAGCAGAAAGTTTTCATTTGCCAAAAACTGAGTCGGGGCCGGGGGGGATGGATTTGGGGTTTTcagtgaaaagtcaaaattttcctgaAAGGTGGAAAAATTCCAATCAGCAGTAAGCATCTGATTAATTTGAGAGTAAAAATCTTAACGAGTTCATATTGTAATTCATATTTATCCTATTAATTTCCCCTGTATGTTCATCCCTAAACCTAGTTAATTGAAAAAGCAAACTTACTGTGCTGATCtttgtggattttttccccaatgcATGATCCAATCAGTCATCCAGCACTACGATTCTTTGGTCAATATCTATCTTTGTACCAGAATCtatatataaagggaagggtcagCACCTTtacaatccctcctggccagaggaaaaaccctttcacctgtaacgGGTTAAGAAGCTGAGATAACCTTGccggcacctaaccaaaatgaccaatgaggagacaagatactttcaaagctggagagggggagaaacatAGGTTCTCTCGGTCtttgttgtttttgccgggaccagagcaggaatgcaggtcagatctcctgtaaa from the Chelonia mydas isolate rCheMyd1 chromosome 14, rCheMyd1.pri.v2, whole genome shotgun sequence genome contains:
- the LOC119567687 gene encoding olfactory receptor 10A7-like, with product MDPAFHTPMYFFLRVLSFYTSVTVPKMLVNFLSEDKNISYMGCVPSNSVLRKKMSNQTTMTKFLLLGFSDVPELQILYFVVFLVLYLISLLENLLIITDIALNHHLHTPLYFFLMNLSILDLGSISVTIPKPMANSLMNTRSISYSGCVDQVFLVVFASADFAILTIMAYDQYVAICQPLHYETVMNRRASVQMAASAWTCFSDNVVSLVQTVRGFTLPFCVSNKINYFFCDIPPLIKLSCIDTSQYEMQLFTAAILVIFMPFTLILVSYTFIISTILKMALAEGRHKAFSTCFSHLIVVTLYYGSSSLIYLRPINLPDSNKVLSLIYTTVTPTLNPFIYSLRKKEVKEALRRILQDMMKRKIFSHRK